One Rhea pennata isolate bPtePen1 chromosome 31, bPtePen1.pri, whole genome shotgun sequence genomic window carries:
- the LOC134152335 gene encoding LOW QUALITY PROTEIN: keratin-associated protein 10-4-like (The sequence of the model RefSeq protein was modified relative to this genomic sequence to represent the inferred CDS: substituted 1 base at 1 genomic stop codon), which produces MPGRIIQKSCXSLDKMSCYLPPSLPAMYQEPLPVKCPPMYTAQCQSVPVQCSVPCTPQYVSQQRFSGSSFSQQQCVTKCVPQQQYATKCVPPQQCATKGFPQQPCMTKCVTTCVPQQQCATKCVPQQQCATKCVPQQQCSTKCVPQQQCATKCVPQQCANRCVTTCVPQQPNVTKCIPQQQCATKCVPQQPYVTKCIPQQQCATKCVTTCVPQQCATKCVSQQYMTKCVPQQCATKCVTACAPQQCATKCVPQQCATKSVATCAPQQCASECGMACAPQQCQPGDGVDEQYVLGSLLSRATVALSCLIELQPGLARVDGSHAWVLRPGRTFNFGSSFIFHALELQGMSLQACPTPRTTMHFYGEQYKHVCLPGSGYITESLQVCAPQADVCSTTCHPLSITKSPMPSWSGYLQPFMLVHPQPAVAPPPLLRCQPYAQQCVLLGPEACETTCLLPCAQPGEEPGTMQSLRSCETCCLEKKHVAKSLPPCAPKCLEPSKLRFPPCGIRYSSSCKNECTVQRGSKCCPPRAMPGGYSRPLQGCTECPPPQECVLQECVLQECSSSFPPQRCTKGYPTQECITELPPQPHGAKCPPGQGAKGCPPAPQCLPKGSLPPDGAKQRCSATQYASKSGCIHPCAPQHVCRHHAGRGKGSSHSKKSCCAAKWLC; this is translated from the exons ATGCCAGGAAGGATTATACAAA AGTCTTGCTGAAGCCTTGACAAGATGTCGTGCTACCTGCCGCCGAGCCTCCCTGCCATGTACCAGGAACCCCTCCCCGTGAAATGCCCGCCGATGTACACTGCCCAGTGCCAGTCGGTGCCGGTCCAGTGCTCGGTGCCATGCACCCCGCAGTATGTGTCCCAGCAGCGCTTCTCAGGCTCCAGTTTCTCGCAGCAGCAGTGTGTGACCAAGTGCGTGCCGCAGCAGCAATATGCAACCAAGTGTGTGCCACCACAGCAGTGTGCGACCAAGGGCTTCCCGCAGCAGCCATGCATGACCAAGTGCGTGACAACTTGTGTGCCGCAGCAGCAGTGTGCAACCAAGTGTGTGCCGCAGCAGCAGTGTGCAACCAAGTGTGTGCCGCAGCAGCAATGTTCAACCAAGTGtgtgccacagcagcaatgtgcaACCAAGTGTGTGCCACAGCAGTGTGCAAACAGGTGTGTGACCACCTGTGTCCCGCAGCAGCCGAATGTGACCAAGTGCATCCCCCAGCAGCAGTGTGCCACCAAGTGTGTCCCGCAGCAGCCGTACGTGACCAAGTGCATCCCCCAGCAGCAATGTGCCACCAAGTGTGTGACCACCTGTGTCCCACAGCAGTGTGCCACCAAATGTGTCTCGCAGCAGTACATGACCAAGTGTGTCCCACAGCAATGTGCCACCAAGTGTGTGACCGCTTGTGCTCCACAGCAGTGTGCCACCAAGTGTGTCCCACAGCAGTGTGCAACCAAAAGCGTGGCCACTTGTGCCCCGCAGCAGTGTGCCAGCGAGTGTGGGATGGCGTGTGCCCCACAGCAGTGCCAGCCAG GGGATGGTGTGGACGAGCAGTACGTGCTGGGATCCCTGCTGTCCCGAGCTACTGTCGCCCTGAGCTGCCTAAttgagctgcagcctgggctcGCCCGCGTGGACGGCAGCCACGCCTGGGTGTTACGGCCTGGACGCACCTTTAATTTTGGGTCATCTTTCATCTTTCACGCTTTGGAGTTGCAGGGCATGAGCTTGCAAGCATGTCCCA CACCTCGCACGACCATGCACTTTTACGGGGAGCAGTACAAACACGTCTGCCTGCCAGGGTCTGGCTACATCACCGAGAGCCTCCAGGTGTGCGCGCCCCAGGCTGACGTGTGCAGCACTACGTGTCACCCACTGAGCATCACCAAGAGCCCGATGCCGAGCTGGTCCGGCTACCTGCAGCCCTTCATGCTGGTGCACCCGCAGCCAGCCGTGGCCCCGCCGCCCCTGCTGCGCTGCCAGCCCTATGCACAGCAGTGCGTCCTGCTTGGCCCAGAGGCCTGTGAGACCACTTGCCTTCTGCCCTGCGCTCAGCCTGGCGAGGAGCCAGGCACCATGCAGAGCCTCCGGTCCTGCGAGACCTGCTGCCTCGAGAAAAAACACGTGGCCAAGAGCCTGCCGCCGTGCGCGCCCAAGTGCCTGGAGCCAAGCAAGCTCAGGTTCCCCCCGTGCGGGATCAGGTACTCATCCTCCTGCAAGAACGAATGCACGGTGCAGCGGGGCTCCAAGTGCTGCCCGCCGCGGGCAATGCCCGGCGGGTACTCGCGGCCGCTGCAGGGGTGCACGGAGTGCCCGCCGCCGCAGGAGTGCGTGCTGCAGGAGTGCGTGCTGCAggagtgcagcagcagctttccccCGCAGCGCTGCACGAAGGGCTACCCCACGCAGGAGTGCATCACCGAGCTCCCgccgcagccccacggcgccAAGTGCCCGCCGGGGCAGGGGGCGAAGGGGTGCCCGCCGGCACCGCAGTGCCTCCCCAAAGGCTCACTGCCGCCGGATGGGGCCAAGCAGAGGTGCTCGGCGACCCAGTATGCCTCCAAGTCCGGCTGCATCCACCCGTGTGCCCCCCAGCACGTGTGCCGGCATCATGCTGGCAGAGGGAAAGGCTCAAGCCACAGCAAGAAGAGCTGCTGCGCTGCCAAATGGCTCTGCTGA